The Macadamia integrifolia cultivar HAES 741 chromosome 4, SCU_Mint_v3, whole genome shotgun sequence genome contains the following window.
TCAGTGACGTCATGGACCAAAAGACATGGCTTTGGAGGAAAAAGCCCACGGAAAAGACAATTGTCGTAAGTGATAAAGTCAACCTCTTGttgaaagaaaatggagaagaggtAACTGAACTTTACTTTTCTTCAGAATTCATTCATAGATGAATcaacttctattttttattattttatgtcgCTGCAATGCAAGATTATGCTCTTTTGGTTGGCTGTAAATGATTACCATGGCGCTTTAGTTTGGTTTTCTACTTCTTTGTGCGACCATTACTAAAAGCTCATTATTTGCCAGAGCAAATATCTAAAAGTAGTCTCTCATTCTCCACCCATCTTTCTTATTGGCAATGGATGCTTTTTATGAAGAAAAGGTAAAAGCATAGTTGTCAGGCATCCAGGCGCCTTGACCACTAGGGTCCCCTTGATTGCCTAGGCGGAAGCCTTGatcgccttgttggtgtcacctgGCATCCAGGATGCCTCTTGGGTCTCCTATacactgtgacaactatgggtaaTAGAAAGGTAGAAAAATCTATCCAAAAAAAGTagtatgagaaaaaaaatgaattcagTCAACCAGTTTTgtggaaagggaaaaaagataaaattgggAATAGGAAAAACAGCAACAGCATCTCGGCATCACTTAAACACGTACAAAGCAACAAACAAAGATAGCCACACCTCCCCTGACAATCCCTTGTTGCCACCAATATAGATCCAAAAATGTCCAAGTCAAAAGCGACAATCCCCATGGAGCAATCAACTGGAGGCATACGCTCTGTTCCCTTTCTACTTCATCTCTAAATTAAAGGAATGAGAAGCTATCTGAATGAGACAATTCCGGGATCTTGGATGACTTCATGTACCAGTTGATCCTCTACATgtaataattaaattttttagttGGAATTTTCAACAAGAGACAAGGAAGACTGAATAATTTGATTATCATGAGGAGAGAGGACTATAGTAAGTGAGGATCAAGGGAATGGCATAACGAATTTGTCAGAACCTTTTTTGCAGAATATATCAGTCATTTTGCTCCTAGGGAAAGATGGATACAGGTAGTTGGCTAGTGTACCACATCAAAGCAGTTTTTGTGAGGGAGGAAGGGGCGAAGAGGTTCACTTGAATTTTCAACAAGAAAAGGGGAGAATGAATAATTTGATTATCATGAGAAGCGAGGAGGATTAATAATATGTGAGGATCAAGGGAAGGGCATAACAAAAGTGTCAAACTACATGTcatcacaacaacaacaacaacacatcttagccttatcccaactgcaTGGGGTCGGCAAACTACATGTCATCCTATGTAATAAACAAAAAGGGATTTGAGATTTTGTGATTTGAGATTTTGCCTTGAGGTCATACCAATGGTGTcattttccaacaaaaaattTCTGAATATTGGACACATAAGGGGGATTAGATCCCACAGTACCAATGTGAAGCTTGTTAACAGTCAAAAAACTATCAAATTACTAGTcttgaaatggcattggccattAGCTGTGGAAGAGGTTCAAATACCTGAAATTTTCATCTCTCTGCTTATGCATGGCAATTAATCCTTTTAGGATGATCAACATGAGAACAACATCCATTTTGAAGCTTAAGATTAACATGTCAGACACATAGCTTCTGCTTGATCCTGATCCCTGGGAGCAGCTTCATTGACATTGAGCCTGATCAAACCATCGCAGAAATTCTTTCTGATAAGCTGAGGCTTTTCAAGCAAGGTAGGAAATTTCTTAAGCAAGGATATAAAGAATGGTAAAAATCAACAATTTGTCATAGACTTACAGGACAGCTCTATCACCCACGTTGTGATCAGTGCAGTCCAGAAACCTTCGAATCTAGTTTTCCCATGAACTCACTATCCAAAAACCTTCTTTGTTGTGTAAGAATATGTCGAGTATCATGTGTACATTATGATACTGCATATTTTCAAATATGAACTTCATATTTACAGTGGCAATTTGCgttttttaattaaatgaatCTACTTTTTGAGTACATTGCTgaatttccttttattattattattttttattttctagaagAAACTTGGGACGGACAAAGCGGTAGAATTGGAGATATCAGTGAAAAATCTGAGTGAGAAGTTATCCTCAGCCCTCTCTGAGTGTAATGCAAAAGATGATCTTGTGACTGAACATGCAAAGGTGGCTGAAGAAGCAATTGCAGGTTCATATACCACTGTTTTTCCTTCATACTTTCCTAGTGTGAATTTCTTGTTTCACTGTGCGAACATGGAATGAATGtatttgttgattttttctttatggTTTGATATTTAGCTGATCATGTTTATAAATGATTCTATGTAGGTTGGGAGAAAGCAGAAGCAGAGGCATTGTCTCTCAAGCAGGAATTAGATGAAGCTTTACAGGAAAGAGTTGTTGCAGAAGAAAGGATAGCTCACTTGGATGCGGCTTTAAAGGAATGCATGCAGCAGTTACGTTTTGTGAGGGAAGAGCAGGAGCAGAGAATACATGATGCAGTTTTGAAGGTATCAAAAGAATTTGAGAGAGTACGAATTGTGTTGGAAGACAAGCTAGCAGAGGGAAGCAAGAAGCTTAGTAAGTTGGGCATTGAGAACACTCATCTGACCAAGGCCCTTCATGTGAAGGAAAATTTGATTGATGACTTAAGTCAATACCAGTCCCAGGCAGAAGCTGATTTTAAAGCACTGATGACTAGACTAGACTCTATGGAGAAGGAAAATGCTTCTCTGAAATATGAGGTCTGCATGCTTGAGAAGGAGCTTGAGATTCGGAATGAGGAGAGGGATTTCAACCGTCAATCAGCTGATGCATCACACAAGCAACACTTGGAAAGTGGAAAGAAGATTGCAAAGTTAGAAGCAGAATGTCAGAGATTGCGTCTACTAGTTCGAAAACGATTGCCAGGTCCAGCTGCTTTGgtaaaaatgaagaatgaagttGAAATGCTGGGAAAATATCCTGCTGATATGAGGACAAGGAAGTCAAATCCTCCAGTGACAGGTTTGATGGTGAAGGACTTTGGTGCAGATACCTCTCCAGAAAATCCCAGTAGGAGGATCAATTTTTTAACTGAGCAATTATTTTCTAtggaggaagaaaataaaaatctcaaggaAGCACTATCCAAGAAAAACAATGAACTCCAATATTCAAGGACAATGTGTGCCCGCACAGCTTCCAAATTGTCACAGTTTGAGAGTCAGCTTGGAGTACTAACAAAAGATCGAACAACTATGGAACTGACAAGGAGTTTTCCCTCATCACATGAACTGTCCCTTGATTCTATATCTGGCGATGGCAATGAAGATGAGCCAAGCTCTGCCATATCGTGGGCTTCTGCTTTGATCTCAGAACTGGATCATTTCCGAAATGGGAAACCGAGGGGGCAATCATGCAGTACTGCTGGAATTTCAGACATAAGTCTAATGGATGACTTTGTTGAGATGGAAAAATTGGCAATAGTGTCTGTTGGCAAACCTTTTGGAAGTTCCCATAATTCAGATGAAAGCAATTCATTTATGGTCTCCAAAGCTGAGTCAGGTTTCAATCCCTCAAATGCAACTGGAATGGAATTAGTTCCTGTCACAGATAGTCTCTCAGGCTCTGTTCACACAAATCAAGAAATCCAATTGAAAGATGGATCAATTGGGAAATCTCCTAGTTGGATTCAAGATATTGTGAAGATGATTCTGGAGCAAAAtcataaaacacaaaaaaatcctGAAGAAATTCTTGAGGAGATTAGATCCGTATTGGTATGTGTGAACCATGGTGAATTTTCCAATTACAAGAAAGTCTCAAGGCATTCTGAAGCAGCGGAACACACACATATTAGTGGCTATATCTCATGGAGACCTCCAAATACACATCCGTTGGCTGATTCTTTTGATGGAGCCTCAGAAATTAACATCTCATCCAAGGAAATTGGCAACCAGCAGCTCCAGTCAAATCTCAACAAATCAATCTGTAAAATAGTTGAGCTTATTGAAGGTATTAACCAACCATCTTTAATGGATTATAATACGCCAGAAATCCTGTCAGAAGAGAATGGTACTTCTTTACCATATAAAAATCCAGCAACACCTTCAGGATACACAGTTCATGTTTTCCGATGGAAAAGTTCCGAACTCAGTGCGGTTCTACTGCAATTTGTCCAAACATGCAATGATCTGTTGAGTGGGAAAGCTGACCTTGAAAAATTTGCTAGAGAATTAACTTCAGCTTTGGACTGGATTGTAAACCACTGTTTTTCCATTCGAGATGTTTCGAGCATGAGGGAtatgatcaagaagaagaattttgACTGGGATGATTCAGGATGTGAATGTGAAATTGGAACAGGGATAAACATTCCACTTCCAGATGGAGAGAAAGTACATGTATCTAGAGAACAATTATGTTTTTCCTCAACTCCAGATGCAGAGAGTAATTTATCCCATATGAAGGAATTTCTGTCTATTCTCaaggaagaaaatagaagattaaAGGATGAATTGACAAACATGCAATCTTCAAAGAAAGGCTTGGAAGGAAGGCTCCAGTCGGAATATCATAAGAGTGAAAGCTTGATGATGCAATTTCAGGAATCAGAACAAAACATAGCAAATTTACAGACAGAACTCgaaaaattaaaagaatcaaGGGGGATTATTGAAGATCAAATTGAAAACTACATATTGCTCAATGAAGATCTTGATACCCAACTTACAGTTGCCAGGGTTGAATTAAATGAGGCTCGCCAAAAGTTCTCCTCACTTGAGGCAGAGTTGGAGGACAAAAGCAACTGCTGTGAAGAACTGGAGGCAGCGTGTCTTGAACTACAGCTCCAGATAGAAAGGTACAAAACAATTTGttcctttaattttaatttttacgaaataaagaaattaatttgTTTCTGAGATATCTAATTTGCTGTAATATTTGACTTGCAGTGTGACCAAGAGTGAAATTCCAAAGTACAATCCAaatcaagaagaaaaacaacTCCGAACTGTAAGATATCACTTTACTTTCCAAAAATATATTCCTCTCCTAGTATCGCTGAACCACTATACCTTTTAGTATTTAACTGAGTGTACCAATGTTGACTCTGATGAGCTGTAAACTAGAAGTTTATTTTGATGTTCCTCAAAGTTTTTCACAAGTATTTATAAATTGGAAAAGGTTTCCTTTAACAACCTTTAACCTTTCCTGCTATCGTTGGTGGGGCTAATTCAGTCATTCTGACTTCTGAGCATTAGATGAATAATGTATATTGGCCGAATGTCAAATTCACAGGCCGTCTCCACTTGAGGGAGGCTCAGCTGGAGTTCCAGTTTGTCGGATTTTGTAAAATAACCATAAGAGAACATATTAGAGGCAAAGTAGGAGGAAGAAAATGTCAAGGAAACACCCCCAagtcttcttctctccttttctacCCCAACGCTTgtgaaaagaaacagaaactcTTGGTTGATTTTTGGCATCTTATCTTCAAAATATTACCTAACCCATAAACATTACAAAAGAAGGTTTTCAGTGTAGAGGGAACGAAAGCCATTGTAAGTTGGGACttttttttacatgaaaatTTATGGGTGGCTGTGTAACTCAGAGTGGATAATTTTGAGATTGGTTCTTTTTAAGGCATTCTACTTACAATTATTCACTTAAGCTTGACTCAGAAGAGTTTTGAATCAACTTTGCAGGACTGGGAGATCACAGCAGCATCGGAAAAGTTGGCAGAGTGCCAGGAAACCATCTTAAACCTGGGGAAACAGTTGAAGGCATTGGCTTCTCCAAGGGAGGATTCTTTCCTTGACAAAATTATCCCCACAACCCCAGATGCCACTGCAAATAACAAAACTGAGAACATAAAGCATCGGTCCTCCCTACTTGATCAAATGCTAGCAGAGGATGATGCTGAGGGTGAGGATCTCAACTCTCCAAAGACAAAAGAAATTATATGCAGTGTAGAACCTCAGAAGCTTCTCACCCTTCCAGCTAATGATACCAACTTCCTTTATGGTCCTACTGTACCAGTAGAGACAGTAAAGGCTCCcagttcaaataaaaaaaaggacaaaactAAGACCACTACAGCTGATTCTCTTGCTGTTGTTCCTCTTAAGAAACGAGGTGGGGGTGCAAGTTTGCTGAAGAAGCTACTGTcaaggaaaagagggaaaagcAAGAAGGCTTCTCTCCCCATTGCTGCATAATATTAGGAATGAAGTAGTAACAATAAGGGCAATGTTCATGGCTTGGTTGTGACTACTGTTTTGTATTGCACCATAGAATGGGAAATAATGGGGGCTAGTCTTTGTTGTTTTAAAACGCACTGGATGGAGGGAGAATCGGAAAGAGATGTTGGTTTGGTCTTGTGACACTTTTATGTATTGTTGCCCTGCTTGTACATATTTTTGGGTTATAGACTCTTATTTTGGTCGAtattaataatagtaataatatagCATTCCCCAATTGTTCTCCACCCCCAAATAATCACACTAGACTGACAGCATTCATATTTCTCCTAGTTATGGAAGTTCTCACTCCAAATTCTGGAAAATACAAATAAATTATGCATAACAATAAAACTACAAGGCAAAGAAAAACGATAAATTACAATGACTTTTCCAAACCTAATCCATATATTTTCTATATCCTCTGTTCTTCCTTTTTCCACACTCCTCCTCTAAAACCAGCATCTTCAATTGGGAAAGATTCCAACTTTGGACACCAAGAAACAGTCACAATTCTAAGGGAAGGCATTGCTTGATGAACCGCTGCCCACTCCCCTTCTAAATCTGACAAGGACTCCAACATTAAGCCCTCTATCTTCCAGACACAAGTTGCTGTACCCCAAAATCTCTCATTCATTTTCGCCATATTTCCTGAACAGATAGAAAGATACCGTAGCATTGGAAGTGAAATAGGGTTAAGCCAAGTTGGACTCATCTCCCCTGGAAAGAAATTGAGACGAAGCTCATGAAGTTGTTGAGGAGGACAGAGGTTATCCATCTTTGCCACAAGATCACCACCATGACTGTCAAAACAACTTATGGTTAAAAATTGCAACTGTTGAAGATGTAACAGAACATTCACCTCATCATCTCCAATCTCGTCACCCCTTGCTAACCGTAATTCAAGCTTTCTAAGTTGGATCAAGCTCTTCAACTCTGAAATACAACACCCTTCTAATTGGTTTGATCTTGCAGGTCTAAACCCCAGCAACTCTTGAAGATTTGAAAGCCTTCCCAACCCTTTGGGAAAGTATTCAAGTGAGCCACAATAACTTACATCTAAGATGGTGAGCTTCTCCAAAgttgtgatgaatgatgggagtATTTTCAGATTATGGCAATAACTTGCATCCAGTATTTCAAGATTATTGAGCTTCTCCAGAGGGGGAGGAAGTTGAACCAAAGGGTGGGTGTTGCTTAAACTGAGGTAAGTTAAATGTTGAAGCAACCCGATTTGATCCAGTAGGCTTGCTAGATGTGTTTCAAAGATTGATTTTGAAAGATCCAACACCCTTAAGTATCGACATATAGAGAACTTCTTTGCCACAGCTAAAGTGAACTTGTTAACTTCACCAGTCTTGGTTGTGGACAGTAATGCCCGCAGCTTCGAATTGGTATGAAGGCGCCGGGGGTCAATGTCACTTCTAAGACCCAAATGACGGCTACTAGCTCCATTTGATTCATCATCCTTCACCATTTTGATCAATAAATCGCGAACCATATCATGAATCTTGCATGTGTATACAATCCCATTGTGAGTCTTATCAACCACTTCTACCAAACATCGATTCGTAAGCCCTGAAAAACAATCTTCTGCTGCCACTGTTGTTAATCGACCATTCCTCACAGGAACAAAACCCTCTCCAATCCACCAATGGAGTAATTGTTCCTTGGTTATGACACAATCCTCAGGATAGAGAGAAAAACATAGGAAGCATGATTTTAGATAAGAGGGGAGCTCATCATAGCTTAATTGCAATGAAACCATCACTGAGTCATCGTTCTCTGCCAACTCTTCACGGAAATTTTCTGCaattctcctccattcatcatAGTAAGGCAACTTACAGAGCATGATTCCTCCGACTGCCTTGATGGCTAGAGGAAGTCCCTTGCATTTCTCCACAATCTCCATACCAACACTCTCCAATTCAGGGTAACCACACTCACCCCCACTTGCTGCAAAGGCTACCTTACGGAACAACAACCAACTATCATTTTCACTCAGAAATTTCGGCCAATGGATTCTCGCTTCTGTCACTCCCATCTTTCGAGCAACTTTCTCTATTCTAGTAGTGATTATGACACTGCCTCCATTTCCCTTTGGCAATCCATGACGAATTCGTTGCCACCAGTCACCATTTTCTCTCCAGACATCATCCATTACTATCAAATACCTCTGACCTTGAAGATACTGGTTTATTTTCCTCAGCAGTTCACCTCGATCATCTCCAACACTAGCATCTCCCAAGTGCTTTAACATACTTCTCATGATTTGTTCTTCAGTGAATGTCTGAGAAACAGAAACCCACATCCTCCTGTCAAAGTGGTTTTCCACTTCCCTGTCATTGAAAACCTTCTGAGCCGTAGTGGTTTTACCCAATCCCCCCATGCCAACGATCCCGATGGCAAGAAGGCCATTGTTTGCTTCAAATAGCCACTCTTTTAGCTTGTGTGTGTCAGCTTCCAATCCCACCACTTGGGTATGGTCATAGACAGGAGAGCTCCATCTAGACATTTCATGGCCATGCTCTTCCGCACTTCCCATTGGAGGGAAGACAGTTACCCCAAGGTAAGAAGAGATGTTCTGTTTGATAACAGTTATTTCCTCGTTGATTTCCCTGAGGCGCCTTCCAGTTTGGTAATGGAATGGCAGATTTGAAGGGGGGAAGCACTTCAAACAAGTAGTGGAAACTTCATCTTCATTGGATCTCACCCGGCAATCAGCAAGTATGTCTTCAGCTTCAAAAACCAACTCTTGCAGACGAACTGTAATCGTGGAGACAGTCTGGTTTTTTCTCTTCAGTCTGTCTGCATCTCTGAGGAAGCTTTGCATGAGCAGCAGCTCACCCTTGAGCCTATCGAACTGGTCTTTAAATTCAGTAACGATGCGGCTATGCTCCTGAAGAGCAATAAATAGTTTATCCAAGAAGACAGAAACCACTGCATCCACCATGACTTTTCTCTGCAAAATTAAAGTCAAATGTTGAAACAGGACAAAATCAACAATTGTCTACAACATCAATAGCCATAagccttcaaagttcaaacccaGTCATGCTTCCCACTCCATACCCCAATAACTGCAGTACCCACCGGCCAAaatcagaaaacaaaaagaaaagcaagaatTCATGATCTTCAAGAATTTTAAACTCCGATCATTAAAAGGGTCAAACCATAAGAGATCAGCTAGTGTTACTTTCAAATGGGAGATCATAATTAGTGATAATCAAACGAAAggcaaaaaatataaattgaagTTTGGGACTTACACTAGATTGTTAACTCTCAAGGGTCTCAAACTATCATGAATTGAACACGAGAAATGGAAACTGGAAATCGTGGAAAATGATCAATAAATTAACGATTCAGAGTTCCAGACAAATTAGTTGTtaaagaaacaaacaaacaaagaagaagcGTGGTACTAACATTTACTACAAGACTGTAACCGCTCTGATAAGCGTGGGCTTACGCGGAAAGAGAGAATGTCATCCTCGTTTCTTCCCGGCAAGTGCAGAAAACTTATCCTAAATCCTATTTCCCTATCAAGTCCTTGTGGTCCCTTTACGATTTTACCCCTATTCCGAAACTCATATATACAAGTATGATATGGCAAATCTAATACTGATACTTAGAACCGTGGTTCTATAGTTGTAGAGTGACAAGAGAAAGTTAAACCTAAGTTGAAGGTGTATCATGATAAAATGTAAACCTTCGAGTCAGTTTTACGTGGGCAAAAGAATCAAGTTAATTGGATTTTGACAAATGGCATGATTTTAAAAATCGTTTAATCGGCCAAAATGCTCAACTAGTCCAAATGTCTTAACAACGCCATAGTAGTGAAAAACCCTAGAATGGATTAGGTTAGATTTCTtcgtttttctctttcttttcctccattGTTAACTTCCTTCCGTGATTGTGCATGCATTTTACCTCCACCTTGTGCGTGGTTTTATCTCCGCTTTTGTGTGTATTCCTTTCCCTTCTCAAGTTCTTACAATGGCCTGCGGCACAACTAGTGATGGTGACGATGACACTATCGTCTACGAAGAGATGACATGCTTCTCCCATCACCCCTGCAATCACCACTCCCATCCCTACCTCCCTCACCTCCGCCATCACCGCCCCCCTCCTCACCTCTACATATTCCACTGTCACCTCCCCCTTCTCGATCACCATCACCGGCCTCATCCCCTCCACCATTCCATGCACAGCTGACCACTCTACCTTCACCAACCCCACCTTTGACATCATCGTCTCTATCATCACCCCCCACCATCTCCGCtaccttctccctcttttctgcCACCATCATCATATCCACCACCTCTGCCATAACCTTTCCAGTAGAATTCGTAGGCGGGGAAAGATGTGCCTCCAATGACATCGTCATACCCCCTGATTTGTCCACATTTTCTCCTTAAATTTTCTTTCGGATTTTAAGAACTGCTATGTCTGTCGGTAGACCCATATATTGACAACACCATATTTGAGAATCGAGCTGTCTCTCCAAGCAACATGGTTTCGCTTTCAATGGAGAAACGCTTTCAAGCGGCGTTTTCCGTTGGGACCATTGGCATATGTCTCACCCTTTTCATATTTCACCCTTGATATCTCACTGGGTAGCACGCTATACAACACTAAGGCCAAAGTTTTCATTAGAGTCGACATCACAAAGAGCCTTGTTGGAGGACTCGATGGTGGTGTTCTTAGAGAGTGTAGTTTGGGCATGTGGTTGGCCATTATTCTTGAAACATTGGGATTGGGTTTCCATATCccctcgtttttttttttttattatttttattattgtgttttttgTCATATACCCAAACTACATGTAAGTTGTTCGCAACACTATCTCAAGGgtttatttttgtgttatccaAACCCTAGCCTCGAAGACCCTGTTGATTCCATGTTAGATAGCGTCATTTTCCATTCCTTGGTTCTAGATACCTTGTATTCAGATCTTGTGTTGCTCATggttttttatatttgaatgacctttcaatcacaaaaaaaaaaaaaaaaaatgatgaaagaaagaaagaaagatgcatGTCATTAGCCTTTTGTTGTTTCAGGTATTATTAGGAAACAAACAACAAAACGTATTTGAAACGAAACACTAGTTTAAACATGTTTTTGCTAACATATGTTGTACTCCCGGTGACACTGGTGTGCATCGGACGAATTTAGTCTTGATGATGAGGAGTTCATAATCCAAGCACAAGACCTACAAAAACTCAAACAACCTCGATACCGTCCCCCATTGCATGTGTACATCAAGGTGGGAAGTTCATAATCTATGCACAAGGCCTACAAAAACTCAAACAAACTCGCTAGCATCCCCCATTGTGTGTGTACATCAAAGTTTTAACAATTGGATCGGATTGGCTCATCCAAATCGATTCAGATCGAAATTGGCCGAGttaaccttgatttccactgaTATGGAATGGACGATTCCCATCTAAATTAATAGTCTTAGAGATATAAAAgatgattctagggtttttgaacCAGAATCGGCCGAAAAGATCCCAATTTAAAACCTTGGTGCACCGACATGTACATGAAGAAGAAACTATTGAGCATTACGATGTGCCCGTGGTATATTTTATCAAGACCATTTTGTTTTGATAGATTCAGATTAATGACAATGAAAATATTTAAAGATGAAGCTCAAGGTCTTCTTCAGGAGGTTAAGAAGGTAAAGATCTAGGTTGACGGATTGCGAAGATTTGGATTGATTCAAAAAAGACTTGGGAAAGTAATTTTAGTGACGGGGATCAAGTTATCGGTCCAAATTGATCCACAGGtaaggtataagggtaaaatgatgGAAGACacaattttttgttgtaggaAGGGGTAAATCCGTCCGATCCCGAGTTTCTGACCGATACACAATTGTAGTCGTAGGGTAGGTGAGAAGGCGTAGCGTGTAGGGGGTATATAAGATTTCAAAACGATGGCATTGCCATCCTTTCCCCCCAAATTTAATCAGATCAGAATTCAACCGCGTTCAGTATACGGACGCGTTCTTCCCTATAAATTTGTATTTATGGGGCGGCGGAGCTCTCGCCTTCGAGCCTTTGCTCTCCGCTTCCCTCCCCACAATTTCTTCCGCGGCAACCCCATCCCTCCAAGCCCAATGgtaggttagggtttttttttttgacattgtTTGGAGGCCGACATGCCAAATCCTTATCCCCATTAAACCTCGTATTCGCTTCTTCCTTCCGCATTGCCACTGCGCTGCGGATTCAATGGCGTCTAGGGCTGCCGCGACCAAATCTAATCCATCCGAGGATCCGGAGGTACTGCGCATTTTCCTATCCTCTATCTGTCTAATATGTATATCTTCCAAGAAAACTAGACCTGAATGCTACTTCGTCAGTCGTCTTTTTGACTTGCATTGTTATTTACGATGATGACCGCTAATGGGGATTCGTTTGATTTTTGTTCCGTTTTTGGTGGATTATCGATGATACGGAAGATGCAAAATTCCGATTTCCCCGTTTTTTAGCTGAAAAAAATGTAGAGCCGTAGTTGTCAAAGGTTAATAAAATTATAATGTTGTGTAGATGATGGATGGGGATAACTAGCTTAGCTGAATTGGATTCATACTGACATCTTTGTCAAATGTAAGAGGAATAAGTACATGGCCaaggaatatttttttctttgttttaaaagtTCAATATTAAAAATCTGGAGATCATTGAAAGAAACGTCTTATGGTTTTTGGTAGTCATTTCAAATCACACCATTCGTTAAATTGAGGTCGTACTTAATCCAATTAATTCCTTTCAAAATTGCAATTATTTCAT
Protein-coding sequences here:
- the LOC122076353 gene encoding loricrin-like, with amino-acid sequence MSLEAHLSPPTNSTGKVMAEVVDMMMVAEKREKVAEMVGGDDRDDDVKGGVGEGRVVSCAWNGGGDEAGDGDREGGGDSGICRGEEGGGDGGGEGGRDGSGDCRGDGRSMSSLRRR
- the LOC122076220 gene encoding disease resistance RPP13-like protein 4 yields the protein MVDAVVSVFLDKLFIALQEHSRIVTEFKDQFDRLKGELLLMQSFLRDADRLKRKNQTVSTITVRLQELVFEAEDILADCRVRSNEDEVSTTCLKCFPPSNLPFHYQTGRRLREINEEITVIKQNISSYLGVTVFPPMGSAEEHGHEMSRWSSPVYDHTQVVGLEADTHKLKEWLFEANNGLLAIGIVGMGGLGKTTTAQKVFNDREVENHFDRRMWVSVSQTFTEEQIMRSMLKHLGDASVGDDRGELLRKINQYLQGQRYLIVMDDVWRENGDWWQRIRHGLPKGNGGSVIITTRIEKVARKMGVTEARIHWPKFLSENDSWLLFRKVAFAASGGECGYPELESVGMEIVEKCKGLPLAIKAVGGIMLCKLPYYDEWRRIAENFREELAENDDSVMVSLQLSYDELPSYLKSCFLCFSLYPEDCVITKEQLLHWWIGEGFVPVRNGRLTTVAAEDCFSGLTNRCLVEVVDKTHNGIVYTCKIHDMVRDLLIKMVKDDESNGASSRHLGLRSDIDPRRLHTNSKLRALLSTTKTGEVNKFTLAVAKKFSICRYLRVLDLSKSIFETHLASLLDQIGLLQHLTYLSLSNTHPLVQLPPPLEKLNNLEILDASYCHNLKILPSFITTLEKLTILDVSYCGSLEYFPKGLGRLSNLQELLGFRPARSNQLEGCCISELKSLIQLRKLELRLARGDEIGDDEVNVLLHLQQLQFLTISCFDSHGGDLVAKMDNLCPPQQLHELRLNFFPGEMSPTWLNPISLPMLRYLSICSGNMAKMNERFWGTATCVWKIEGLMLESLSDLEGEWAAVHQAMPSLRIVTVSWCPKLESFPIEDAGFRGGVWKKEEQRI